One window of the Candidatus Microbacterium colombiense genome contains the following:
- a CDS encoding fumarylacetoacetate hydrolase family protein — MRFAHLRRADSPGAVLAVVEDADAILVSDLLADAPATLQQLIEGGDETLAALRAALIDGDAPRHPLTEWAFASAVIAPPAVLAVGLNYAAHSSELGLKTDAAPTVFTLWPNSLTGHEQTTSWPRALSEAVDYEAELGVLIGEPAKDVAEHDALSHVWGYTVVNDITARNVQFAEAQWSRCKSFDGFTPTGPFAVTADEIADPQDLHIWTVVDGHTVQDASTDQMVRSVAKLIAHLSQSLTLLPGTLISTGSPGGAGYSRDPQIFLRDRSTVTVGIDGIGELTTHCRIID, encoded by the coding sequence ATGCGGTTCGCTCATCTGCGCCGTGCTGACTCCCCCGGCGCCGTCCTGGCCGTGGTGGAGGATGCCGACGCCATCCTCGTCTCTGATCTCCTCGCCGATGCTCCTGCGACCCTGCAGCAACTCATCGAAGGAGGCGACGAGACTCTCGCCGCCCTTCGCGCGGCGCTCATCGACGGCGATGCCCCCCGGCATCCCCTCACGGAGTGGGCATTCGCCTCGGCCGTCATCGCGCCGCCCGCGGTGCTCGCCGTCGGGCTCAACTACGCCGCCCACTCGAGCGAGCTCGGGCTGAAGACGGATGCCGCGCCGACCGTGTTCACCCTGTGGCCAAACTCGCTCACGGGACACGAGCAGACGACATCCTGGCCGCGTGCGCTCAGCGAGGCGGTCGACTACGAGGCGGAGCTCGGCGTGCTCATCGGCGAGCCGGCGAAGGACGTCGCCGAGCACGATGCGCTCTCGCACGTGTGGGGCTACACCGTGGTCAACGACATCACCGCCCGCAACGTCCAGTTCGCCGAGGCGCAGTGGTCGCGGTGCAAGTCCTTCGATGGCTTCACACCGACCGGACCGTTCGCCGTGACCGCCGACGAGATCGCCGACCCGCAGGACCTGCACATCTGGACCGTCGTCGACGGCCACACCGTGCAGGACGCATCCACCGACCAGATGGTGCGATCGGTGGCCAAGCTCATCGCTCACCTGTCCCAGTCGCTGACTCTGCTGCCGGGAACACTGATCTCGACGGGAAGCCCTGGAGGGGCGGGATACTCACGCGACCCGCAGATCTTCCTGCGTGACCGCTCCACCGTCACGGTCGGCATCGACGGTATCGGCGAGCTCACCACGCACTGCCGCATCATCGACTGA
- a CDS encoding aspartate ammonia-lyase — MASAAPALTRTESDSLGSMEIPADAYWGIHTARADANFPITKRPISVYPDLVRALAMVKQASARANREIGVLDPERADLIDRAAQRIIDGEFHDQFTVGVIQGGAGTSTNMNANEVITNVALEMAGHEKGDYAFLSPIDHTNRSQSTNDVYPTAVKIGLSLTLRSLLDELDLLRRSFLGKAGEFHDILKVGRTQLQDAVPMTLGQEFHGFATTLGEDHSRLTENASLMFEINMGATAIGTGITTHADYAPAVLRHLREITGLDLSTATDLVESTSDTGSFMSFSSTLKRNAIKLSKICNDLRLLASGPQAGLGEINLPAMQAGSSIMPGKVNPVIPEVVNQVAFAVVGADMTVTMAVEGGQLQLNAFEPVIAHSIFQSITWMRQAMWTLRVNCVDGITANRDRLGAMVGASVGVITALTPFIGYAAAAALAKTALLTNRNVADLVVEAGLMSRDEVIKQLSPARLSGLEAVTAAIPIIAPEDLIEI; from the coding sequence ATGGCTTCTGCCGCGCCTGCCCTTACCCGCACAGAGTCCGATTCGCTGGGAAGCATGGAGATCCCCGCCGACGCGTATTGGGGAATCCACACCGCCCGCGCGGATGCGAACTTCCCCATCACCAAGCGTCCGATCTCGGTGTATCCCGACCTGGTTCGAGCCCTGGCCATGGTCAAGCAGGCCAGCGCGCGGGCGAACCGGGAGATCGGTGTGCTCGACCCCGAGCGGGCGGACCTCATCGATCGGGCCGCACAGCGCATCATCGACGGCGAGTTCCACGATCAGTTCACGGTCGGAGTGATCCAGGGCGGTGCCGGCACATCGACGAACATGAACGCGAACGAGGTCATCACCAACGTCGCGCTCGAGATGGCGGGGCACGAGAAGGGCGACTACGCCTTCCTCTCGCCGATCGATCACACGAACCGCAGCCAGTCCACGAACGACGTGTACCCGACCGCGGTGAAGATCGGCCTGTCGCTCACCCTGCGTTCGCTGCTCGACGAACTCGACCTGCTGCGTCGGTCGTTCCTCGGCAAGGCCGGGGAGTTCCACGACATCCTCAAGGTCGGTCGCACCCAGCTGCAGGATGCCGTGCCGATGACCCTCGGCCAGGAGTTCCACGGGTTCGCGACGACCCTGGGCGAGGACCACAGCCGTCTCACCGAGAACGCCTCGCTGATGTTCGAGATCAACATGGGCGCGACGGCGATCGGTACCGGCATCACGACGCACGCCGACTACGCACCCGCCGTGCTGCGTCATCTGCGTGAGATCACCGGGCTCGACCTGTCGACCGCGACCGACCTCGTCGAGTCCACGAGCGACACCGGCTCGTTCATGTCGTTCTCCTCGACGCTGAAGCGCAATGCGATCAAGCTCTCGAAGATCTGCAACGACCTCCGCCTGCTCGCCTCCGGTCCGCAGGCCGGACTCGGCGAGATCAACCTTCCGGCGATGCAGGCCGGCTCCAGCATCATGCCGGGGAAGGTGAACCCGGTCATCCCCGAGGTCGTGAACCAGGTCGCCTTCGCCGTCGTCGGCGCTGACATGACCGTCACGATGGCTGTCGAGGGCGGGCAGCTCCAGCTCAATGCGTTCGAGCCGGTGATCGCGCACTCGATCTTCCAGTCGATCACCTGGATGCGTCAGGCTATGTGGACTCTGCGCGTCAACTGCGTGGACGGGATCACCGCCAACCGTGACCGCCTGGGCGCGATGGTCGGCGCCTCGGTCGGGGTCATCACGGCTCTCACCCCGTTCATCGGCTACGCGGCGGCCGCGGCGCTCGCGAAGACGGCGCTCCTCACGAACCGCAACGTCGCCGATCTGGTCGTCGAGGCAGGACTCATGTCGCGCGACGAGGTCATCAAGCAGCTCTCGCCGGCGCGTCTGTCCGGACTCGAGGCGGTCACCGCCGCGATTCCGATCATCGCTCCGGAGGACCTGATCGAGATCTGA
- a CDS encoding PrsW family intramembrane metalloprotease has protein sequence MTSGGPSQPEQPSPYTPPAASGQPAPYTQQQYSSSAYTPAAFSTQQQYASALAQPTNYTPPAPVAPSPAESLPALPVPTRKGRTVSIWLFGILGFLLLGLIGYFVWALGPLASVIGLVLALIPLTIVFLGVRMIDRWEPEPKRLVFFAIAWGAIAAVGLTLLVDVGITLLVGPRDDVLTAVIQAPIVEEFWKGLGVFLVFLVARRAFDGPVDGVVYGALVGAGFAFTENIQYFAISLIEGGGEELTVTFVVRALLSPFAHAMFTSLTGFAIGLAARRHASAGTAAAAGLLGLLGAVVLHGLWNGSATFADFFVLYFTLQVPLFVGFILGIIALRREEARLTRARLGEYAAAGWFTPEEVTMLATPAGRKTGLAWAAQLRGDRRPLMREFIKDATALASVRQRAVTGRDPLAADDERALLIRTRATRAALLGY, from the coding sequence ATGACTTCCGGAGGACCGTCCCAGCCTGAGCAGCCCTCGCCGTACACGCCACCGGCGGCATCTGGACAGCCCGCGCCGTACACGCAGCAGCAGTACTCGTCCTCCGCGTACACGCCGGCCGCTTTCTCGACGCAACAGCAGTACGCATCCGCACTCGCACAACCGACCAACTACACGCCGCCCGCGCCGGTCGCGCCGTCGCCGGCGGAATCCCTGCCCGCCCTTCCCGTGCCGACCAGGAAGGGTCGCACGGTCTCGATCTGGCTGTTCGGCATTCTGGGGTTCCTCCTGCTGGGGCTGATCGGGTACTTCGTCTGGGCGCTCGGCCCGCTCGCATCCGTGATCGGGCTGGTGCTGGCACTCATCCCGCTCACGATCGTCTTCCTCGGCGTCCGGATGATCGACCGCTGGGAACCCGAGCCGAAGCGATTGGTGTTCTTCGCGATCGCGTGGGGCGCGATCGCCGCGGTCGGACTCACGCTGCTGGTCGATGTCGGCATCACGCTGCTCGTCGGCCCGCGTGACGATGTGCTGACCGCCGTCATCCAGGCGCCGATCGTCGAAGAGTTCTGGAAGGGACTCGGCGTCTTCCTGGTCTTCCTCGTCGCCCGGCGCGCGTTCGACGGCCCCGTGGACGGCGTGGTGTACGGAGCGCTCGTCGGCGCGGGTTTCGCCTTCACCGAGAACATCCAGTACTTCGCGATCAGTCTGATCGAGGGCGGGGGAGAGGAACTCACCGTCACCTTCGTCGTGCGGGCGCTGCTCTCGCCGTTCGCGCATGCGATGTTCACCTCGTTGACCGGGTTCGCGATCGGCCTCGCTGCCCGGCGTCACGCGTCCGCCGGTACCGCCGCGGCTGCCGGCCTGCTCGGCCTCCTCGGAGCCGTCGTGCTGCACGGGCTGTGGAACGGGTCTGCCACCTTCGCCGACTTCTTCGTGCTCTACTTCACGTTGCAGGTGCCGCTGTTCGTCGGTTTCATCCTGGGCATCATCGCTCTGCGGCGTGAGGAGGCGCGTCTGACGCGCGCGCGGCTGGGAGAGTACGCCGCGGCGGGATGGTTCACGCCGGAGGAGGTCACGATGCTGGCCACCCCTGCCGGACGCAAGACCGGCCTCGCCTGGGCGGCGCAGCTCCGCGGTGATCGTCGACCGCTCATGCGCGAGTTCATCAAGGATGCGACGGCGTTGGCGTCGGTGCGGCAGCGCGCCGTCACCGGTCGCGATCCGCTCGCCGCGGACGACGAGCGGGCTCTGCTGATCCGCACCCGCGCGACCAGAGCGGCGTTGCTCGGGTACTGA
- a CDS encoding YceI family protein yields MTTIDIPGYRAGTWVLDPSHSEVTFSVRHMMISKVRGTFGVKSATLVAPENPLEARVEASVDVTSIDTKDEGRDTHLRSGDFFDTENFPTMEFVSTGARTEGGELFVDGDLTIRGITKPVSFELDFGGFGSDPWGNYKAGASAKTVINREDFGLTWNAALETGGVLVGKDVTISLDLQGALQQD; encoded by the coding sequence ATGACCACCATCGACATCCCCGGTTACCGCGCAGGTACCTGGGTGCTGGACCCTTCGCACAGCGAGGTCACCTTCAGCGTCCGCCACATGATGATCTCGAAGGTGCGCGGCACCTTCGGCGTCAAGAGCGCCACGCTCGTCGCCCCCGAGAACCCCCTCGAGGCCCGCGTCGAGGCGAGCGTCGACGTGACCTCGATCGACACCAAGGACGAGGGCCGCGACACCCACCTGCGTTCGGGTGACTTCTTCGACACCGAGAACTTCCCGACCATGGAGTTCGTCTCCACCGGTGCTCGCACCGAAGGTGGCGAGCTCTTCGTCGATGGAGACCTGACGATCCGCGGCATCACCAAGCCGGTGAGCTTCGAGCTCGACTTCGGTGGCTTCGGCAGCGACCCGTGGGGCAACTACAAGGCCGGCGCATCGGCGAAGACGGTCATCAACCGCGAGGACTTCGGTCTGACCTGGAACGCCGCGCTCGAGACCGGTGGCGTGCTCGTCGGCAAGGACGTCACGATCAGCCTCGACCTGCAGGGTGCTCTGCAGCAGGACTGA
- a CDS encoding inorganic phosphate transporter: METAALIVVLVILLALFFDFTNGFHDTANAMATPIATGALKPKTAVLLAAVLNLVGAFLSTEVSKTVSHGIIQEDGIKADVFLPMIFAGLIGAITWNMLTWLLGLPSSSSHALFGGLIGATLVGVGASGIDFGMVLSKIILPALIAPVTAGIIAFAATKIAYSITRRYDNKPDGRDGFRWGQIFTSSLVALAHGTNDAQKTMGVITLALITVGWQSQSQADPYLWVIIACAVTIALGTYLGGWRIIRTLGKGLTDVKPAQGFSAESSTAATILASSAFGFALSTTQVASGSVIGSGLGRRGSSVRWSTAGRIAIGWLLTLPAAGAVGALAALLINWLGNWGIFIDAVLALIVIIGLFLRSRRDAVTPANAMSDVAESGLAIEHPDTPPPTRRQQRIERAKAESKARALAREQAKAESKQKAAKKARSKAVPSTATLPTVPTLPADADATRNEESK; the protein is encoded by the coding sequence GTGGAAACCGCAGCCCTCATCGTCGTGCTGGTTATCCTGCTGGCACTCTTCTTCGACTTCACGAACGGTTTCCACGACACCGCGAATGCGATGGCCACGCCCATCGCGACCGGTGCGCTGAAGCCCAAGACCGCTGTGCTCCTCGCGGCCGTCCTCAATCTCGTCGGCGCCTTCCTGTCGACGGAGGTGTCAAAGACCGTCTCGCACGGCATCATCCAGGAGGACGGGATCAAGGCGGACGTGTTCCTGCCGATGATCTTCGCCGGACTGATCGGCGCGATCACCTGGAACATGCTCACGTGGCTGCTCGGTCTTCCGTCGAGTTCGTCGCACGCGTTGTTCGGCGGCCTCATCGGCGCGACTCTCGTCGGAGTGGGCGCGAGCGGCATCGACTTCGGGATGGTGCTGTCGAAGATCATCCTGCCGGCGCTGATCGCACCGGTCACGGCGGGCATCATCGCCTTCGCCGCCACGAAGATCGCCTACTCGATCACTCGGAGATACGACAACAAGCCCGATGGGCGAGACGGCTTCCGCTGGGGGCAGATCTTCACCTCGTCGCTCGTCGCGCTCGCTCACGGCACGAACGATGCGCAGAAGACGATGGGTGTCATCACGCTCGCCCTGATCACAGTGGGCTGGCAGAGCCAGTCGCAGGCGGATCCGTACCTGTGGGTCATCATCGCCTGCGCCGTGACGATCGCTCTGGGAACGTACCTCGGTGGCTGGCGCATCATCCGCACACTCGGCAAGGGGCTCACCGACGTGAAGCCCGCCCAGGGCTTCTCCGCAGAGAGCTCCACGGCCGCGACGATCCTCGCGTCGAGTGCTTTCGGCTTCGCGCTGTCGACGACACAGGTCGCCTCCGGTTCCGTCATCGGCTCGGGTCTCGGGCGTCGCGGATCCAGCGTGCGCTGGAGCACGGCGGGCCGAATCGCGATCGGCTGGCTGCTCACCCTTCCCGCGGCCGGCGCCGTGGGCGCTCTGGCCGCGCTGCTCATCAACTGGCTGGGCAACTGGGGCATCTTCATCGATGCGGTCCTGGCGTTGATCGTGATCATCGGTCTGTTCCTGCGCTCGCGCCGCGACGCGGTGACCCCCGCCAACGCGATGAGCGACGTCGCCGAGTCGGGTCTGGCGATCGAGCATCCCGACACCCCTCCGCCCACGCGTCGTCAGCAGCGCATCGAGCGCGCCAAGGCGGAATCGAAGGCGCGTGCCCTGGCTCGGGAGCAGGCGAAGGCCGAATCCAAGCAGAAGGCCGCGAAGAAGGCGCGCAGCAAGGCGGTGCCGTCGACGGCGACGCTGCCGACGGTGCCGACTCTGCCGGCGGATGCTGACGCGACGCGGAACGAGGAGTCGAAGTGA
- a CDS encoding FKBP-type peptidyl-prolyl cis-trans isomerase has product MTDRTKPEFDAPTGTAPAELVIRDLIEGDGTEAKPGDTVTVHYAGVEFDSGEEFDSSWGRGETIQFPLRGLIQGWQDGIPGMKVGGRRELVIPPHLAYGPAGGGHFLSGKALIFIIDLVAVG; this is encoded by the coding sequence ATGACTGATCGCACAAAGCCTGAGTTCGACGCCCCCACCGGTACCGCCCCCGCGGAGCTCGTGATCCGCGACCTCATCGAGGGTGACGGCACCGAGGCCAAGCCCGGCGACACCGTGACCGTGCACTACGCCGGCGTCGAGTTCGACTCCGGTGAGGAGTTCGACTCGTCGTGGGGCCGTGGTGAGACCATCCAGTTCCCGCTGCGCGGCCTGATCCAGGGATGGCAGGACGGGATCCCCGGTATGAAGGTCGGCGGACGACGCGAACTCGTCATCCCGCCCCACCTGGCCTACGGCCCTGCCGGTGGCGGACACTTCCTGTCCGGCAAGGCGCTCATCTTCATCATCGACCTGGTCGCCGTCGGCTGA
- a CDS encoding metallophosphoesterase, translating into MSEPSGDEFVFGRHRPASHVIIHVSDPHFLAGGARLGGRYDVETNFARTLEAIRQVHPHPSAIVITGDLTDLGEPDAYRRLRAAVEPIAEELDTVVVWVAGNHDERPALRAGLLDLPPTEEPVTGVWDLDGLRLIALDTSVPGWHHGDLDAGQLDWLSGILAQPAPHGTLLAMHHPPLPSHLPLFDILELRHQDELAAVLRGSDVRGILAGHLHYSSHGTFAGVPVSVSSATCYTMNVALPAAAVNGMDAAQAFQLVHVHPDTITHTVVPVTDAATGTYFSPEWLERMARLGPDGRLEAFSRKPTR; encoded by the coding sequence ATGTCAGAGCCCAGCGGCGATGAGTTCGTGTTCGGTCGTCATCGGCCCGCCTCGCATGTGATCATCCACGTCAGCGATCCTCATTTCCTCGCCGGGGGTGCACGACTCGGCGGGCGGTACGACGTCGAGACGAACTTCGCCCGCACGCTGGAGGCGATCCGGCAGGTCCATCCGCACCCGTCGGCGATCGTGATCACGGGTGACCTCACCGACCTGGGGGAGCCCGACGCGTACCGCCGCCTGCGTGCGGCGGTCGAGCCGATCGCGGAGGAGCTCGACACCGTTGTCGTCTGGGTCGCAGGAAACCACGACGAGCGACCGGCGCTCCGTGCGGGGCTCCTCGACCTTCCGCCGACCGAGGAGCCGGTCACCGGGGTGTGGGATCTCGACGGGCTCCGGCTGATCGCCCTCGACACCAGCGTTCCGGGGTGGCACCACGGCGACCTCGATGCGGGGCAGCTCGACTGGCTCTCCGGCATCCTGGCGCAACCGGCGCCGCACGGCACATTGCTCGCCATGCATCACCCGCCGCTTCCGAGTCATCTGCCTCTCTTCGACATCCTGGAGCTCCGTCATCAGGATGAACTCGCCGCCGTCCTGCGCGGCTCCGACGTGCGCGGCATCCTCGCCGGTCACCTGCACTACTCCTCGCACGGCACCTTCGCGGGCGTGCCTGTGAGCGTCTCCTCGGCCACCTGCTACACGATGAACGTCGCGCTGCCGGCCGCCGCAGTGAACGGGATGGATGCCGCGCAGGCCTTCCAGCTCGTGCATGTGCACCCGGACACGATCACACACACCGTGGTGCCGGTCACCGACGCGGCGACCGGCACGTACTTCTCTCCCGAGTGGTTGGAGCGGATGGCGCGACTCGGCCCGGACGGGCGCCTGGAGGCCTTCTCCCGCAAACCGACGCGCTGA
- a CDS encoding S9 family peptidase, which produces MTDAPIAARRPTPRTHHGDTFEDPYEWLREKDSPEVLAHLEAENTHTQDETAHLEELRERLFQEIKGRVQETDLSVPTRRGDWWYYSRTEEGAQYGIHCRAAAAAHDWTPPLLQPGVPVPGEVILLDGNVEAEGHEFFSLGAFDTTDDASLLLWSTDFEGDEVYTVHVRDLTTGVTLDDEIPDTGSAFFTPDGSAIIYTTRDDAWRPDTLWLHRLGTPVTDDVKLFHEPDEKFWLGAGITRSRRYLVIGIGSSITSEEYLVDLEGELTATPRIVWPRREGVEYSIDHAIVDGEDRLFILHNDDALDFELVSVPALTPEGERSIVVPHVAGRRLLGMDAFRDFATVEYRSEGLERIGLLDYATDAVDELTFDEPLYSAGVSGNPEWHSPYLRLGYTSFVTPSTVFDLDLATRELVLRKRATVLGGYEPGDYGQQRAWATAEDGTEVPISLVWKRSFGAPGDQARPVHLYGYGSYEHSIDPGFSVARLSELDRGVIFAVAHVRGGGEMGRQWYEEGKLLHKRNTFTDFVACGRHLVDSGITSPSQMVAEGGSAGGLLMGAVTNLAPELFAGILAAVPFVDALTTILDPSLPLTVIEWDEWGDPLHDAEVYAYMKSYTPYENVRDGVAYPRILAVTSLNDTRVLYVEPAKWVARLREAGASDVLLKCEMVAGHGGVSGRYNSWKERAFELAWLLDTLSLAD; this is translated from the coding sequence GTGACTGACGCACCGATCGCCGCCCGCCGTCCGACCCCGCGAACCCATCACGGGGACACCTTCGAAGACCCGTACGAGTGGCTGCGCGAGAAGGACTCCCCGGAGGTGCTCGCTCATCTCGAAGCGGAGAACACGCACACCCAGGACGAGACCGCTCACCTCGAAGAGTTGCGCGAGCGCCTGTTCCAGGAGATCAAGGGGCGCGTGCAGGAGACCGATCTCTCGGTGCCGACGCGCCGCGGCGACTGGTGGTACTACAGCCGCACCGAAGAGGGCGCGCAGTACGGCATCCACTGCCGTGCCGCCGCCGCCGCACACGACTGGACTCCGCCGCTGCTGCAGCCGGGCGTCCCCGTTCCCGGCGAGGTGATCCTGCTCGATGGGAATGTCGAGGCGGAGGGACACGAGTTCTTCTCGCTCGGAGCCTTCGACACGACCGATGACGCGTCGTTGCTGCTGTGGTCGACGGACTTCGAGGGCGACGAGGTCTACACGGTGCACGTCAGAGACCTGACGACGGGCGTGACCCTCGACGATGAGATCCCCGACACCGGGAGCGCGTTCTTCACGCCCGACGGATCGGCGATCATCTACACGACCCGCGACGACGCGTGGCGGCCGGACACGCTCTGGCTGCACCGGCTCGGCACGCCCGTGACCGATGACGTGAAGCTGTTCCACGAGCCCGATGAGAAGTTCTGGCTCGGCGCCGGCATCACCCGCAGCCGTCGCTATCTCGTCATCGGGATCGGCTCGAGCATCACCAGCGAGGAGTATCTCGTCGATCTCGAGGGCGAACTGACCGCGACGCCGCGGATCGTCTGGCCACGCAGGGAAGGCGTGGAGTACTCGATCGACCATGCGATCGTCGACGGCGAAGACCGCCTGTTCATCCTGCACAACGACGACGCGCTGGATTTCGAGCTCGTCTCCGTGCCCGCGCTCACGCCCGAGGGCGAGCGCAGCATCGTCGTGCCGCACGTCGCCGGACGTCGCCTTCTCGGCATGGACGCGTTCCGGGACTTCGCCACGGTCGAGTACCGCAGCGAGGGGCTCGAGCGCATCGGACTGCTCGACTACGCGACCGATGCGGTCGACGAACTCACCTTCGACGAACCGCTCTACTCGGCAGGCGTGAGCGGAAACCCGGAGTGGCACTCGCCGTACCTGCGTCTCGGCTACACGTCCTTCGTGACGCCCAGCACGGTGTTCGACCTCGATCTCGCCACGCGTGAACTGGTGCTGCGCAAGCGCGCGACCGTTCTCGGCGGTTACGAGCCGGGCGACTACGGACAACAGCGCGCATGGGCGACCGCGGAAGACGGCACGGAGGTGCCGATCTCGCTGGTCTGGAAGCGCTCGTTCGGCGCGCCCGGCGATCAGGCCCGCCCCGTTCACCTCTACGGATACGGCTCATACGAGCATTCGATCGATCCCGGCTTCTCCGTCGCACGACTCTCGGAGCTCGACCGCGGCGTGATCTTCGCGGTGGCGCACGTGCGCGGCGGCGGCGAGATGGGACGCCAGTGGTATGAGGAGGGCAAGCTCCTCCACAAGCGGAACACCTTCACCGACTTCGTCGCCTGCGGTCGGCACCTGGTCGACAGCGGCATCACCTCGCCGTCGCAGATGGTGGCCGAGGGCGGAAGCGCCGGAGGATTGCTCATGGGCGCCGTGACGAACCTCGCCCCCGAGCTGTTCGCCGGCATCCTCGCCGCGGTGCCGTTCGTCGACGCGCTGACCACCATCCTCGACCCCTCACTCCCCCTCACCGTCATCGAGTGGGACGAGTGGGGCGATCCGCTCCACGATGCCGAGGTCTACGCGTACATGAAGTCGTACACGCCCTACGAGAACGTGCGCGACGGCGTCGCCTACCCGCGGATCCTCGCCGTGACCTCGCTCAACGACACCAGGGTGCTGTACGTCGAGCCCGCCAAGTGGGTCGCGCGACTGCGTGAGGCCGGAGCATCCGATGTCCTCCTGAAGTGCGAGATGGTCGCGGGCCACGGCGGCGTGAGCGGTCGGTACAACTCGTGGAAGGAGCGAGCCTTCGAGCTCGCCTGGCTGCTCGACACGCTCTCCCTCGCCGACTGA
- a CDS encoding ATP-dependent 6-phosphofructokinase — protein sequence MKIGILTSGGDCPGLNAVIRGIVLKGTTTYDLEFVGIRDGWRGVVDGDFFPLTRHEVKGLSKVGGTILGTSRTNPYEGPRGGAENIAKTLAAHRIDGIVAIGGEGTLAAANRLAVDGINVIGVPKTIDNDLRATDYSFGFDTAVNIATDAMDRLRTTGDSHQRCMVAEVMGRHVGWIALHAGMAAGAHVICIPEVPMSIDEITALVSSAHDRGRAPLVVVSEGFTLTGMDEAYSDKGLDAFNRPRLGGISEVLAPEIERITGIETRSTVLGHIQRGGSPSGFDRVLATRLGLHAADSLVQQSWGKMVAMRGTDIVEVPFAEALGELNTVPRSRYDEAAALFG from the coding sequence ATGAAGATCGGCATCCTGACGAGCGGTGGCGACTGCCCCGGTCTCAACGCGGTCATCCGCGGCATCGTGCTCAAGGGCACCACGACCTACGACCTGGAGTTCGTCGGCATCCGAGACGGATGGCGCGGTGTCGTCGACGGGGACTTCTTCCCGCTGACGCGGCACGAGGTCAAGGGACTGTCGAAGGTCGGCGGCACGATCCTCGGCACGAGCCGCACCAACCCGTACGAGGGTCCGCGCGGCGGAGCCGAGAACATCGCGAAGACGCTCGCCGCGCATCGCATCGACGGCATCGTCGCGATCGGTGGCGAGGGCACTCTGGCCGCGGCCAATCGCCTCGCGGTCGACGGGATCAACGTGATCGGCGTTCCCAAGACGATCGACAACGACCTGCGCGCGACCGACTACTCCTTCGGCTTCGACACCGCCGTGAACATCGCCACCGACGCGATGGACCGTCTGCGCACCACCGGTGACTCGCATCAGCGCTGCATGGTGGCCGAGGTCATGGGCCGCCACGTGGGCTGGATCGCCCTGCACGCCGGCATGGCCGCGGGCGCTCATGTGATCTGCATCCCCGAGGTGCCGATGTCGATCGATGAGATCACGGCGCTCGTCAGCAGCGCCCATGATCGCGGACGTGCCCCTCTCGTCGTCGTCTCCGAAGGCTTCACGCTCACCGGGATGGACGAGGCATACAGCGACAAGGGCCTCGACGCGTTCAACCGACCGCGCCTCGGTGGCATCAGCGAGGTGCTCGCTCCGGAGATCGAGCGCATCACGGGTATCGAGACGCGCTCGACCGTGCTCGGACACATCCAGCGCGGAGGATCGCCCTCGGGCTTCGACCGCGTGCTCGCGACGCGCCTGGGGCTGCACGCCGCCGATTCCCTCGTGCAGCAGTCGTGGGGCAAGATGGTCGCCATGCGGGGAACCGACATCGTCGAGGTGCCGTTCGCCGAGGCGCTGGGCGAGCTCAACACAGTGCCGCGCAGCCGCTATGACGAGGCCGCCGCTCTCTTCGGCTGA
- a CDS encoding peptidase yields MNVSIDWNAFLLVFVAALVGATAIVTFYAVGLRLLVRSGRSPVVSPAEFTDAITVITEKDLRRAEKQSAKAAKKSPLTEGQKKLSLVGAYACFGLCAAAVAAGILIIVVGH; encoded by the coding sequence GTGAACGTCTCTATCGACTGGAATGCCTTCCTGCTCGTCTTCGTGGCGGCGCTCGTCGGCGCCACGGCCATCGTCACGTTCTACGCTGTCGGGCTCCGCCTTCTCGTGCGCAGCGGCCGGTCCCCGGTCGTCAGCCCGGCGGAGTTCACGGATGCGATCACCGTGATCACCGAGAAGGATCTGAGGCGCGCGGAGAAGCAGTCCGCAAAGGCCGCGAAGAAGAGTCCGCTCACGGAAGGGCAGAAGAAGCTGTCGCTGGTCGGTGCGTACGCCTGCTTCGGCCTGTGCGCGGCTGCCGTGGCGGCCGGCATCCTCATCATCGTCGTCGGTCACTGA